The DNA segment tatattgtgCCATCATGTGGGTATGTCATACAAAGCATAGGCAGccccttattttacattttttttcaattttctattaaaaatagctattttgaaagttttaaaaaatcaacgttaaaaaataactattttttgttACTTCCAAAATGAGATATCCAAGTCAAAGCATAGGTCTTGAAAAGGTGAATGACCCATCATGACTTCTAAatgatgaaaattttcaaatacagaGAAGATGTCTGATACCTAAGGACCCACCATCCGATTTAACAAGGGATAACATcctgccatatttgctttatcttgAATTTGGTGGTGgtcggggggcggcggggggggggaagATCTTTGATATCCTTCCCTGCTTGTTCTTTCAGGTTAATTTCACTACGTGTTTGCAAATAACAGCAGGtattcttcagtgatttcttggcaTTTCATGTTATCTTCATATTAACTTGAAGAAACtgatctttattctgtttcaaaCTGATTCACATCttcctctgtttctccctttaggACTGGATTTTCTTTGAGTAAACCCCTATGTTCTGAATAAGATTAATATCCTTGGATTTAATGTTTGCTGCTATTGTCTGTGTTAGATGGGGGGTGTGATGGGGATTTTAGCCAGGTGATCTTTCCATCAGTTGGATAGTTGTTTCTCTGAGCATTCTTTCAAAGTCTTGAGATCATCAGTTCTTAGACACATCACTTAGTTTTAGGGCACACCAGTTTTCCTATTACAGAACTATTCATTGTCTGAGAAAACTTATGAGTAAATAGGTTCTGTATTTCCATTCCGTTTTGGTAATGGAGTCAGTATATAGTGTTTGCCTGAAGACTCACTTTTTAAGTACCCAAGGTCACACTAGGTCAGAAATCTGGAATATTATGTTCTGGTAGTATAAAAAAGTATCCTTGTCATTGTTTAAAAGGACTAGTGCTATATTATGCTGCAACTTGCTTTTAAATTGCAGGGACAAAAGAGGGAACTGTTTCAGAACTGGAAGAGAATGCCCTGCCCAGCACCTGCACAAGACTCCACACTGCAAAGGCTAACCCAGATCAGTTGGCTGGGGAGGGAGCGGTGGTTACTGGGCAGACTGCAGGTTCCTTGGAGATTCTACATTCAGCCACTAAATGGTGAAGCACACAGGAGAAAAACCCACATGGAGCCCCAATCCAATCAGCCCTCATCAGACGTCGCTGACAGCAAGTTTTACAAGGTACCTGGGAGTCAGTTTCTGAAGATGCAAGCTCCCTAACAAGGGCAAAACTACTAAAGTCGTCAAATGGGTCAAAGGAACTCTGGCTGAACTGGTTCCAGCCAGCTTTCAAGGCAGCTGTCCCAAGTGAAGCACAaagaaggagaggggaaagagggcCCCTGAGGTCCTGAGCACTTGATGTACCCCAAGCTCTGTGTTGTGAGCTTCAGGACATGGGCTCATCTACACCTCACAGAAATCCTGTAGCAGGAGTCTCTGCTGGTAACTGAGCGGGAACAAGGCTCACGTTAAATCCAAGGTCAGAGCTAGAGTATGGGGGAGCCAAGACTCAACACAAGTCTGACCCCAAAGCTTGTGCTTTTCCTAGCGTTCCCACAAATCACTTAAGATTTCTATTGAAATGGAATCTCTGCTTGATCTTTCCAGGAAACTGTCCAACCAATTGGTATCTTTGGAAAGGCTGGGCTGGATCTTCCCTAACAGGGCCTTCCACCTGcaacttttttttctccagccATTTCTCTCTTTGACCAGACTATAAAGAAGCAGGAaaccttcctcttcttcttcttcttttctttggccatgctgagcagctttcaggatcttggctccccaaccggggattgaacccgggccaccacAAGtgaagcaccgagtcctaaccactggaccgccagggaactccctgggaAACGTTCTTCAAACCCTGTGATTGATCTGGACAGGGAATGGATTGGTGTCTGTAAGCAGCCAACAGCCAGCAGCTTTTCAGTTACTTAGTGGGCAAATCTGTTaactttccttgatttctctgtatgtttacattaaaaaaaaattcacataaataAAACAGCTCGATGAAAAGTATGAATTACCTGATACCCTTTATTCAGGAAGTGAGAGTAATTCTGAAACAGTGCTTCGTGAGGTGTATCAGACAATGCCTTTGTTTCCTGCGTGGGCAAGGACGCTGCCCAGTCCTGCGCTCCCCCAAGGCACCTGTTAAGATGTCACCCTGGTGGGCCACAAGACGGTGGCAGCACCTTAGCCAGCTTTACAGTTCCTTGGGCAGAATGACCGAAGGAGGCGCCAACGCTCCATGAACCAGGTGGCGGGCTGAAGTCCCAGGTCCTCGCTCTAGGCACTGTGCTCCTCAACGAGTGATCCCAGCCTGTGTTTGATTTACATGCACAAAAACAAGTGTGAGACCCCCACCCATCCCCAGCGTGGGCAGCAAGGAGTCTGCTCCACTTAGGACACGATTTCCTACCCTTCCTCCACACTATCAGAATCTTCCAAGGaggatgaaaacagaaacaaaactagGATGCCAGAAAGAAAGATACTCTGATACACAAAAGCAAAGACATGcggggggtcggggggtgggaatgagagagagaaagacaggaggTTAAACTATGCAGTTACACTGCTTATTTGGAAAGATGTTACGAGACACGCTAGATAAAAGTAAAACCCATCCAGCTCCCTTCCTCCACAAGGCATTTTAATGCAGCAAGCAGACTACATCCTTCTTGTAGTAAGCACTGTTAGTATTCAACACTTTAACATTTATGGTGCATCAcataaaaacaaagtcaaatgCTTTTGCATAAATCAAAATAACACAGCAAACCAATACAATGGCAAAATCGGGAGGaaaattccaaattttctaaaaaacaCAGAGGGTTTTAGATTATTAAGTGGAGAACAAATGTTTGCAGCCCTATGTAGAGCTTTTGTTGCCAatcgaaaaacaaaaaaaccccatccTGACATAGGATGTTCCAAAAGCCTAATTCAGAAAAAAGACAATTTATTCTATGTttagtaaaatgtttatttgggATGGTAACACAAGATAAATCATGCAAGAgctcagtaaaaacaaaacaaaaaacaaaaaaaagttaagagtAAAAGGAATGGCAATTGGTGctgccagttaaaaaaaaaaagtaaattattttgctATCCAAAAGTGATATGAAAAATCGGTTGAATCTGAGCCTAGACATGGTTGTACTAATCTTTTGCAACTATAAATTAAAGTGATAGGTAACTACTTGTGTTCCATTTCTCAGAGGAGTCCTAGATCCTAAATAATCACAAACGCTTCTTGCGCCTCACGCTCAGACGGCAGGCAGcccacagcccctgcccaccGAGTTCTTTAACAGCCTTGGGACAGTCTCAAACTGACACTTCTTagcaggggaggagggcaggcacCTTTGGTGACTCTTAAATGAGACTCCATCGACATTCAGAATCTTAAAATTTTGGTGATGAAAACCTTAAGACTTATAAGTCACCCTTACCAGCCTTAAATGTAGTGTTGTGACATCCAAGGAAGGATTTCCACATCAGGTGGGAAGTGATTTGAACAGATGTACCAAACTGGACACAGTGTCTCAGATTTCAAACAAAGATAACTCATCttttggcaaaaaaataaatatagtggAATGCAAGTTTGACAGATGGAGGAATATATAATCTACCAACTGTCAAGGAATATGATTTCATTGCAGACACAAAGAATCAacaatttcaaagaattttttaaaaagtttgcacTTATTCCTCACAAAATCTTCACTTTTGCAACTACCCCAATTGAAGCTACACACTGACTTTATTAATACAGCATTAAGTTTCTTTGTGTAAAAAAATCTTTGTacatagtaataaaaaaagataagGCAAGATGCATTGAACAGAAACCTTCTGGTTCTTTCCCTCTGGGTTCTTACAGAGCCATAGATGACTGTCTGCAACAAAAGAGTTAAGTCTCTGATTTTCCATATGAAGCATCTTGTGCCTTTGCTGTGGTAGTAAGAATCCTGTCCGAGCACCCTGAAGGACAGATGCTGGTCATGCTCTTTGGCACTTACGCTGGCAGACTGAGCTTCTTCCCCTTGAGTACTAGAATTTtcaagagagggagaagaaacaaaaggTTACCGATCCTGACAAGCTTACAGTTTCCTCCTTCCCATTCCCAGAAGTCTGTCATTCAAGATAGTACATAGTAAGGTACAAGGAAATAAGCTTCTGGCAACCAACAGGCATCTGATTTTGGTGTCAATAAACAAAGCCCTCTGAACTATGAAAATGTCATGCACACACAGACTGGAATTTTCTTCATGTATCTGGGTGCCACAGCAATtgaatttaaaaacagtaattcaaTTGAAATTGTCACTAAATTCATAGCAGCTTTTTTTAATCATGACTTTCTTCCCTAATGAACATGTACTGAAATATAACTGTTATGATATTTTGGATGTTAAAGAAGGAGGTAACATACATATGCCCTTATACCTAGCAATTCCACCATTCGGAATTTTATTGCACAGCCAGGATTCTTAGCCTGGGATCTGTGGGTGGGTTTCAGAAGCTCCTGAATTCCCTAAAACTATATGCATACATTTGTGTGAATATGTCTAactgtgcatttttttcctcagcaaGGACCATggctttcatcagatttttgtgACGTTCACACGTCCTCTATTCATACGAATgcaaaaatatacacatacaagGATGCTGATTGAAGCAATGGATTTTTAAGCCCAAACACCATGAACAGGGGGCTGAGTAAGTAAATTACGGTCATCCACATAATACTCTACCGCTATGAAGAATCATGTAGATGTCTGGGAAAAAGAGCAGATTATAGAATAACGTTTAGTTGAAATCATGTATCATTAAATCATTACCTTTACTGAAACATTAACAATGATGATCTCTGAGTGGTAGGATTCTGGGTGATTGTTTTCAGAATTATTAGTTCTGACTGATTTTACAATGAAAACGTGTCATTGTAGAAAACAATAAagttacagaaaaaggaaaaaaaaaaaaaaaaaaaagactgaaaacccTGACCCAGAATTTAACTTGATAGtcattaaaatgtttctctgaagcCAGTTCTGCTTTCTGAGCAAGTGTCAGATTAGGAGCATGATAGACAAGGGAGCCCCCAGAAGAACACATGGCCGTAGAACAAAGCTGGCAGGACGCAGCCCAATGTACCTTTTGTGATGTACAAGTAGAAGAAGTCGCAGTATAGGATGGTCTGGACAACGCCGGCCACCACAGCGATGAGGTCAAAGAAGCCCTCAAAGTAGAAGCGCCAGATCCAGTTGACAAGATACAAAGCACGATAGAGGCCCAGGAAGAACAGGTAGTGGGTGGTGATGGTCTCAGCCTCCCCGGTCTTGCTGATCATGAAGAGCTGTGGTAGGATAGCCACTGACTCAAGGTAAATGGAGAAGGTCCACAAAATCTGTAAGAGAAACAGCACGCTTTGGCCAGCATCCAGTGCCCGCCATGAGCTCACAGGAAACACTCTTGCTTTACTGTGAAGTAGCACAAACGGAGTGGGGAATCTGGCATCAGAGCCCAGGACAGAGTAGCTTTGCAATTTAATAAATCACAGAAACTTCAGCCACAGATAAAAGGCAAGGACACTCCCGGTGACAAGCTCGATAACCTGGACACCTCCACCTCTTGGACTCTCATCACCCTGTCTCTCCAGCGTTGCATTCTTCAATTTTCTGGGACTCTACATATATGCCGTTTCTCCTGCGTCAGCTTATCGCACTCCGAATCTAGGGTCCCTAATTTCTGCTTTCTGCCAGGGCTGACGAGACTGATGACTGGGTCCTTCCACTCCCTCACTGCTGTTTTTCCTCACCAACTGGGTCTCCTTTCCAGGCTATTTAAGTCGTCTCACTATTTTTCTTACCCTTCAGGCTTTTTTAGCACGGTTAAATCAAAGGGGTAAGAAGTCAGAGTTGTAATCCTGCAAACTCTCTGCCCAACACAACGCTTTATTCACACTGACGGAAGGAGGGCTTGTGAGCAGTCCCTGGAGCGTTTGAAAGCCCAGGCGCTCTGCGCGCCACCGGACGACCACCGTCAGTGCGGTAACTGAATCAAGCCCAGGACGCTCAGGGCTGGACGGAGGGCTCAGGAGCGCTGGGGCCCCGTGCAAACTGTGCTTCCTCAAGACGAGGACTGAAGCAACGCTGCTTAGGTGATTCGCAGACGGCATCCATGAGTGAAGCCTGCACACGAagagtgggagtggggagaagacCGTGTGCTTCAGACACTCGGACAGGCAGCACACTGTGCTTGGGATCACAGGAGCCAAGTTTACGTTCTAAAGGAGAGTCAGAGACACCCAAAGGGGGGGTCTAACCTGAGCGCTTAATTCCTGCCCACGATTTATTTACACCAAACCATGTATGTCTGCCAACgcaccgccccgccccccaaaaccaaaccaaaacagaacCCCATTATCTGCAAACGGGTCTATTTCCCTAGGGAACCAGACAGGACTACTAAATAGCCTCTTAACTAACCTCAAGAGGAGAGAAGTCATGATTGACTAGAAACGAGAGGCCTCCCACAGGGACCACCAGAAACTCCACTCGGAAAGTATCATGATTTCCATCGTAGGTTGCCTTAAATTTCATGTAGATCAGGTACACCGTGGCATAGGAGCAGGCAATGTAGAtaagctacaaagaaaaaaaaatactgggtcATCAATATCTTAAAATTGTTCAAACTCTCTTGGCTGTCTACATCatccatatgcatacacacacacacacacatatgtatatatatattttttttaatttaaaatatatacttttttgggATATACAGTTCTATAAGTCacataaccaccaccacaatcaagacacaGACCAGTCCTAACACCTCTGCCACCCCAAATTCCCTCATGCTGCCCCTGCAGAGTCAAGCCTTTCCCCCAGCCTAACCTCTGGCAATCACTGATGTGTTCTTGGTCCCTGCAGTTTTCGCCTTTTCTAGAATTCCATtccataaatagaatcataaccGTATGTCAACTTTAAGATCAGCTTCTTTCAGTTAATATAACGATTTGAGATCCAACTGTGTTGTGTGTATTAAGAACTGGTCCCCCCATATTTCAAAGCAACAGCCCAGGTCTGGGTGCCACAGCTGTTCAACCACCCAGCAGTTAAAGGACAGGTGGGTTGTTCCCAGCTTGAGGGATGGTGGgtagagctgctgtgaacattggtgtacaggcttttgtgtgaacataagttttcatttctcttgggtaaatacctacgagtgggattgctggatcatatgttaagtGTTAACTTTAACTTTACATAAGACGCTgcaaagaatgtatttttaatctcattttaaactATTAGATAGTAGCTTTAGAAAAAAAGTGAACGGGAAGTTCAATGCAGTTCAAAACCAAGGTACTTCCTTACAGCATGAAGATATTTCTGAGCTAGTGCTTTATCTAAAGATAAGATAAACAATGTAACTCATGTTAAACTTTGCAATGATGGTTTTAACTTATATATTGTTGCTATGAAATTTTGCCTGGTAacataacaaaagcaaaaccaaaactaaGTGGTAATTTGTAAAACACTGCTGCCTACATGTTCGTCTTTCACATTCAAAAGGTAAAACACTATATATTCATCTGAACCCAAGGAAAAGTCTGATATTCTGAAATTACACCAATTTTCAGACTGCAGAATTTTAGGCTCAAGAAGCAAAGGGCAACTGCAGCCTATAAACACAGACAACCAGGATGTCAGCCGCGTGGCCTGGTGCTGCTTCTCTCCAGGAAAGGCAACTTGTGAAACCTGATTAGGAAAACATCTGGGCAAAACAACTTCAGAGGAGAATGAGAGCAACCATCCAGTCCACATacgcttaaaaacaaaacaaacaaagacctAAACTGTCCCTGGCATCTTATCATGAAgttatatttgcaaataaatagtCAACACAATATCAATATTAAAATTGTTTATCATACCCATACACCAAGAAGTaacacacacactcccctcccCGATGCAAAATCAAGGAAGCTCAATATCTTATACTGTTAGAGGAGTTCTctccaaatgaaaatatatgcatatatgtatatgaataaaataacatataatccacatgtataaacaaaatacacacacatctatgtacagagccccccctccccccacgcaGAACATCCTGTGAAGGCACACGGTGGCCGGgggtccctccccagccccactcctgcAGCCAACCCAGACTGCGCCCATAAAGGCTTAGCAGCCACTGGGAAAAGCAGCTGCTTTTCTGCTCTCACCAGTGCTTGGCATTTAAAGTAAAAAGCTATGAGCACATAAAACTTAGCTCTCACTGCCCTGATCTTCAGGACATTATGTTTGGAAGCAACAATTAAGCAAGTGAGGATTCCTCTGAAAGCTAGGCGTCCTGGGGAGAAGGGGACTCTCACTCATACACTTCCAGTATCTACAGTTTTAACTTGCCTGCACAGCAAGCAAAGACCTAGGCTTTCTGTTTTGGGCagcgccatgcagcttgtgggaccttagtcccccagcagggatcgaacccgggcccctggcagtttggcggtgaaagcgcagagtcctagccactggactgctgggAATTCCCAGACCTAGCCATTTTTAAGGAAGCTAATTATTTCCTGATAATGAGGCTCCCATCACTTAGTAATAAAGAATGGAATGATTACAGGTAACTCAAATTTGCTTCTTAGTAAAGACCACAGGCTCAAATATTGCTTTGTCTACTTTGACCTGTGcttataaaaatgcttttaaacacAAAGTGTTGGGGGGAGTTGCTTTAGATACCATACCCATGGCTCTAGTTTAAACGTTGCTTCCCTGAGTACCAATAACCAAGTGCCTACCACAGTGCCCAGCACGCAGGTGCAATTAAGcatttgaagaatgaatgaatgaaatcggACATCCTTTACACATGCTGAGAGCCCCATACTTTTCCTTCATGGCACCAATCACAAACTGCAGTCATCCATTTAGTACTGCTATGGTAGTCTGCTCTCCGCTGCCAGAGTGCTGCCTGCTGTCTGCCCCGCCCTCACCGCGCCCTGGCGGTGCTCACCAAGTGTGAGGTCAGTGCCTGTGGGAAAGAACTGAGGCTGCCCGAAGCGTGGAGCACGTACCACCGGTGGCACACAAGAGGCTGGGTGGTATACAAACATTCTGTATTTTGAGAGTCATACACTTGTTTTCATGCGGGGATATATGACACCAAAGGTGTCATGGATACTAATACTTAGGACAAGTTAAAAGGTTTAAAATCcatattaagtaaattatggtgcAGCTGTTGCATAAGCACAGCACAAGTAACACCCAGATGGCACGCCCAGGCCCTCACAGAGCAGCAGGACAAGGCTGTGCAGCGAGGAGCCCCGCTTTCGTTTCTCGTTCTGAACCAACTTGCTGGGTTTCCCAGGGAGTCTATAATTTCCCACTGCTTGAAAACATAATAGTCACCCCTCTTTCTTATAAGGTTTTCAAGAGCTTTAGAACTTTATCATAGTTGAGGAACTTAAGACCAAGAAATCTCTAAGTGTGAAGCACTTTCATTAAATAGATACTGCtttgatatagaaaaaaattatgcttaATGGTAACTATTCCTAGTTATATGTACTAGGTGGTCTAAAAGTGCTTACGTCAAGAACAGCATATTTAGACATTATTCTTGAAGATGTTTAATTAAGTGCACAGGTGACATAAATTTAACAGTTTCCACAGGTCTGTGAATTATGGATAAAATACATTCCATTGGATGCCACACCATACCTTCATAGACgtattatataatgaaataaatgaagtaaaaagaTCCAGGTAACGAGTTGTGAAGACCAGTGCAAAGAGAAGCTGGCTTTTCCCAGAAAtacctaaagaaacaaaaggaaagcatTAGAAATGCCTCCAAGAGCTTTATGATTCTTGTAGACAACACCGTGCAGGAAACGCAGGGAAGTGGGACACCAGGGGTCAAGGCTGCTGGTCGGGATGTGACCCTAAATAAACGACCGCAGTTTCAGTTTCTCTTTCCCTTAACATTCTTGAACATCACCGTTTGGGAAGGTTCTAACAACTTTTCTGTCTTACTATGATGAGTGACCATAGGAAAGTGACTTAATTATGCCAGCTCCAATATACCAGGGTGTGCATTGTTCAAATGAACATTAAACTTCTCAAATATCTCTAAGCAGGaagaaatttaattcaaaaaCCCTGCTGTTACTTAGTGTTGTAACTTGTCTGTTACCTTTAgcatctttccattttaaaacaatatctcgggcttccctggtggcgcagtggttgagagtccgcctgccgatgcaggggacacgggttcgtgccccagtccgggaagatcccacatgccgcggagcggctgggcccgtgagccatggccgctgagtctgcgcgtctggagcctgtgctccgcaacgggagaggccgcaacagtgagaggcccgtgtaccgcaaaaaaaaataaaaaattaaaaaaaaaataaaaataaaacaatatctCGTGGTGACAAATCTTTGGAGGATGGAGCTGGAATCTACCTGGATTAAGGAACCCTGTAGGGGACACTGTTTCAGGGCAGAGTTTGAGCAGTAATCCTCCTGGATTGGCCTCCCAAGGTGACTTCTTTCGCGAGGGCAGCATTTACTTGGACAggttaaaaacttaaaaaaaaaagttctcttagATCAATCACACAACCACCCTCAGACTCACATAAAAATGCTCCTGGATGCTATGGCAACAAGAGGGTGGGACCTGCTAGTCTTCCAAAGCAGCagtcttttattgttttaacattttgaaactgTTTCTCCCCCCAGTCACCACCCGGCTCCAGAGCACTGCTGTGGCACATGGAGACACAGCCGGGGACATCTAGTAGGTCAGGTGGAGTGTACCCGACATCTGGATTTGGCCAAATATTTGTGTGACAACAGACTGTGAACTGTGGGTTTCAGAAGTTGGAGAAAGAGCGAATTcattaaggaaactgagtcttattAGGTGTCAGAACTGGCCCAACCTCACCTACATTGCAAACTTCACACCATCAGACATTTAAGCAAGTTTGTATTTAGCAGAAATGTCACTGCACCCAAATCATTAGCAATATTCTTCCAGAATGTGAAAATCACAttgttttaaatgatattttacaaaCAACACTACTTTACAAAACAATTTTATAGCCTGTTGAAGCAAAAAGCCTGGATCTAAAAGTGTTACTTTCTACGTATGCATAACTGCAGTTCCAACCTATTCACAAAAATACCTAAATAGAAACCGAAGAAAAAGTTGACTCTATCCTTCTGGATCCA comes from the Physeter macrocephalus isolate SW-GA unplaced genomic scaffold, ASM283717v5 random_1354, whole genome shotgun sequence genome and includes:
- the LOC102989288 gene encoding ER lumen protein-retaining receptor 2, which gives rise to MKLIYIACSYATVYLIYMKFKATYDGNHDTFRVEFLVVPVGGLSFLVNHDFSPLEILWTFSIYLESVAILPQLFMISKTGEAETITTHYLFFLGLYRALYLVNWIWRFYFEGFFDLIAVVAGVVQTILYCDFFYLYITKVLKGKKLSLPA